In Chiroxiphia lanceolata isolate bChiLan1 chromosome 2, bChiLan1.pri, whole genome shotgun sequence, a single genomic region encodes these proteins:
- the DZIP1 gene encoding zinc finger protein DZIP1 isoform X1 has product MPFSQRTYHPPAAGAGAAPAAFPAFQFRARHEAPDWRRLSAVDVERVSREGDVAALQVHLEHVTFCSAERERCPHCQGPADPLLLKLLRLAQLCTEYLLHSQEYLSAQLGSLEEALREAQAQRDQLGKEVAQRLQEIQGLKEECRRRKKMITTQQMMLEARANYHQCQFCEKAFMTYSFLQSHIQRRHPGESEIEQKRKANTEKLQDEIEKLKEQLKLTRSQLESEQQADIVRLSKECEQQKSKEEEILQSFHKWKEEERERLAHEIEKMKEMFMKELKELYSKNSTLENQLLELQKSNMQQKSNLGTLKDSHDFAEEKPQSPQDHHKVVKLLDEQERKWTSRMQALHHDHETEKSLLLSQIETLKSSAREDLNKNNTFYKRKIEELEQRLQQQNDLVITQKKQIKELSTRSTPGIKTYDVNTTVERPEEPKPSLPVNMHEQAHLVHMLEPIEELSEEEKETEKSDCKPHRSNYYLINALKTDPSLTKELRVVLEQALEEKLESLGIKAGVRGIPNDRLNKVLRAIEYARECKEKQQPAMHRIREHLERQVSFRLEEKSSSSNRPVLCLQSPWEDKQKFSQLGTSSPATPQKTVKRSSPAVRTPGQRAVITEYTSTPKSRKILGSGVSTKTSSITTPPFSSEEEADEDDIKQSYISPKMLQKQSKPTSSKAHAFQKVSGKSDMDGMEKNETGETGTPSKTLKETVIQKLTKQVGESLSNHGNKNKPAGGINVAQAFIKKEEVKEPKFTEADEDDWDISSIEEDILLMKDDRGQKALTVQKNEPSAASVVHAWGLPKKSVPKEEGLHEADNTSTLKSSLVTVTDWSDSSDI; this is encoded by the exons ATG CCCTTCTCCCAGCGCACATACCACCCTCCGGCCGCGGGGGCCGGCGCGGCGCCGGCGGCGTTCCCCGCGTTCCAGTTCCGCGCGCGGCACGAGGCCCCGGACTGGCGGCGGCTCAGCGCCGTGGACGTGGAGCGGGTGTCGCGGGAGGGGGACGTGGCGGCCCTGCAGGTGCACCTGGAGCACGTCACCTTCTGCAGCGCCGAGCGGGAGCGCTGCCCGCACTGCCAGGGCCCCGCCGACCCGCTGCTACTGAAACTGCTGCGCCTGGCGCAGCTCTGCACCGAGTACCTGCTGCACTCCCAGGAATACCTCAGCGCCCAGCTCGGCAGCCTGGAGGAGGCCCTGCGAGAGGCACAAGCCCAGCGCGACCAGCTGGGCAAGGAAGTGGCCCAGCGCTTGCAGGAGATCCAGGGGCTCAAGGAGGAGTGCCGGCGGAGGAAGAAGATGATCACCACCCAGCAGATGATGCTGGAGGCCCGAGCCAACTACCACCAG tgtcagTTTTGTGAAAAGGCTTTTATGACCTACTCCTTTTTACAAAGTCACATTCAAAGGCGTCATCCGGGAGAGTCTGAAATTG aacagaagaggaaagcGAACACTGAAAAATTGCAGGATGAGATTGAAAAACTGAAGGAGCAGTTGAAGCTCACCAGGTCCCAATTAGAATCTGAACAACAGGCTGATATTGTCAGGTTGTCTAAG gaATGTGAACagcaaaaatcaaaagaagaagaaattctaCAGTCATTTCATAaatggaaagaggaggaaagagagagattgGCtcatgaaatagaaaaaatgaaagagatgtTTATGAAAGAGCTTAAGGAGTTATATTCAAAAAATTCAACCTTAGAAAAT CAACTGTTAGAATTACAAAAGTCCAATATGCAACAAAAATCCAATTTAGGAACACTGAAAGACAGCCATGATTTTGCAGAGGAGAAACCTCAGAGTCCCCAGGATCATCACAAAGTGGTTAAACTTCTGGATGAACAG gAAAGAAAGTGGACGTCTAGAATGCAAGCCCTTCATCATGACCACGAGACAGAAAAATCCCTA CTACTGTCACAGATTGAAACGCTTAAATCATCAGCGAGAGAAGAcctgaataaaaataacaccttTTACAAGAGGAAGATAGAAGAATTGGAGCAGAGGCTTCAGCAGCAGAATGATCTTGTTATTACTCAGAAGAAGCAG atAAAAGAATTGTCCACAAGGTCAACTCCAGGCATTAAAACATACGATG TGAACACTACTGTAGAGCGTCCTGAAGAACCTAAACCAAGTCTACCAGTTAACATGCATG AGCAGGCACACTTGGTGCATATGCTGGAACCCATAGAGGAgctttcagaagaggaaaaag aaactgagaaaagtGATTGCAAACCACATAGAAGTAACTACTATTTGATAAATGCTCTGAAGACTGATCCTTCTTTAACTAAAGAATTACGAGTTGTTTTGGAGCAAGCCctggaggagaagctggaaTCCTTGGGAATTAAAGCA GGTGTTCGTGGCATACCAAATGATCGCTTAAATAAAGTGTTGCGTGCTATTGAATATGCTAGAGAATGCAAAGAGAAGCAACAGCCTGCCATGCACCGAATTCGAGAGCATCTTGAGCGTCAAGTTAGCTTTAGGCTTGAAGAGAAATCATCATCTTCTAATAGACCTGTTTTGTGTCTTCAGTCTCCTTGGGAAG ATAAACAGAAATTCAGTCAATTGGGAACTTCCTCACCTGCCACACCACAAAAAACAGTAAAACGGTCTTCACCAGCTGTCCGCACACCTGGACAAAGAGCGGTCATCACTGAGTACACATCTACACCAAA ATCCAGGAAGATTCTTGGAAGTGGAGTTTCCACAAAGACATCTAGCATCAC AACACCACCATTCAGTTCAGAGGAAGAAGCCGATGAAGATGACATTAAACAGTCTTACATATCACCAAAAATGTTGCAAAAGCAGTCCAAGCCAACAAGCAGCAAAGCCCATGCTTTTCAGAAGGTTTCTGGCAAAAGTGATATGGATGggatggagaaaaatgaaactggagaaaCTGGAACACCTTCCAAAActttaaaag AAACAGTTATTCAAAAACTGACCAAACAAGTTGGAGAGAGTCTTTCTAACCATGGAAATAAGAACAAACCAGCTGGAGGAATTAATGTTGCACAGGCATTTATTAAGAAAGAAGAAGTGAAAGAACCGAAG TTCACAGAAGCTGATGAAGATGATTGGGATATATCATCAATAGAGGAAGACATTTTATTGATGAAAGATGATAGAGGTCAGAAGGCACTGACAGTTCAGAAAAATGAGCCCAGTGCTGCATCAGTGGTACATGCGTGGGGTCTTCCGAAGAAAAGTGTACCAAAGGAGGAAG
- the DZIP1 gene encoding zinc finger protein DZIP1 isoform X2 has translation MPFSQRTYHPPAAGAGAAPAAFPAFQFRARHEAPDWRRLSAVDVERVSREGDVAALQVHLEHVTFCSAERERCPHCQGPADPLLLKLLRLAQLCTEYLLHSQEYLSAQLGSLEEALREAQAQRDQLGKEVAQRLQEIQGLKEECRRRKKMITTQQMMLEARANYHQCQFCEKAFMTYSFLQSHIQRRHPGESEIEQKRKANTEKLQDEIEKLKEQLKLTRSQLESEQQADIVRLSKECEQQKSKEEEILQSFHKWKEEERERLAHEIEKMKEMFMKELKELYSKNSTLENQLLELQKSNMQQKSNLGTLKDSHDFAEEKPQSPQDHHKVVKLLDEQERKWTSRMQALHHDHETEKSLLLSQIETLKSSAREDLNKNNTFYKRKIEELEQRLQQQNDLVITQKKQIKELSTRSTPGIKTYDVNTTVERPEEPKPSLPVNMHETEKSDCKPHRSNYYLINALKTDPSLTKELRVVLEQALEEKLESLGIKAGVRGIPNDRLNKVLRAIEYARECKEKQQPAMHRIREHLERQVSFRLEEKSSSSNRPVLCLQSPWEDKQKFSQLGTSSPATPQKTVKRSSPAVRTPGQRAVITEYTSTPKSRKILGSGVSTKTSSITTPPFSSEEEADEDDIKQSYISPKMLQKQSKPTSSKAHAFQKVSGKSDMDGMEKNETGETGTPSKTLKETVIQKLTKQVGESLSNHGNKNKPAGGINVAQAFIKKEEVKEPKFTEADEDDWDISSIEEDILLMKDDRGQKALTVQKNEPSAASVVHAWGLPKKSVPKEEGLHEADNTSTLKSSLVTVTDWSDSSDI, from the exons ATG CCCTTCTCCCAGCGCACATACCACCCTCCGGCCGCGGGGGCCGGCGCGGCGCCGGCGGCGTTCCCCGCGTTCCAGTTCCGCGCGCGGCACGAGGCCCCGGACTGGCGGCGGCTCAGCGCCGTGGACGTGGAGCGGGTGTCGCGGGAGGGGGACGTGGCGGCCCTGCAGGTGCACCTGGAGCACGTCACCTTCTGCAGCGCCGAGCGGGAGCGCTGCCCGCACTGCCAGGGCCCCGCCGACCCGCTGCTACTGAAACTGCTGCGCCTGGCGCAGCTCTGCACCGAGTACCTGCTGCACTCCCAGGAATACCTCAGCGCCCAGCTCGGCAGCCTGGAGGAGGCCCTGCGAGAGGCACAAGCCCAGCGCGACCAGCTGGGCAAGGAAGTGGCCCAGCGCTTGCAGGAGATCCAGGGGCTCAAGGAGGAGTGCCGGCGGAGGAAGAAGATGATCACCACCCAGCAGATGATGCTGGAGGCCCGAGCCAACTACCACCAG tgtcagTTTTGTGAAAAGGCTTTTATGACCTACTCCTTTTTACAAAGTCACATTCAAAGGCGTCATCCGGGAGAGTCTGAAATTG aacagaagaggaaagcGAACACTGAAAAATTGCAGGATGAGATTGAAAAACTGAAGGAGCAGTTGAAGCTCACCAGGTCCCAATTAGAATCTGAACAACAGGCTGATATTGTCAGGTTGTCTAAG gaATGTGAACagcaaaaatcaaaagaagaagaaattctaCAGTCATTTCATAaatggaaagaggaggaaagagagagattgGCtcatgaaatagaaaaaatgaaagagatgtTTATGAAAGAGCTTAAGGAGTTATATTCAAAAAATTCAACCTTAGAAAAT CAACTGTTAGAATTACAAAAGTCCAATATGCAACAAAAATCCAATTTAGGAACACTGAAAGACAGCCATGATTTTGCAGAGGAGAAACCTCAGAGTCCCCAGGATCATCACAAAGTGGTTAAACTTCTGGATGAACAG gAAAGAAAGTGGACGTCTAGAATGCAAGCCCTTCATCATGACCACGAGACAGAAAAATCCCTA CTACTGTCACAGATTGAAACGCTTAAATCATCAGCGAGAGAAGAcctgaataaaaataacaccttTTACAAGAGGAAGATAGAAGAATTGGAGCAGAGGCTTCAGCAGCAGAATGATCTTGTTATTACTCAGAAGAAGCAG atAAAAGAATTGTCCACAAGGTCAACTCCAGGCATTAAAACATACGATG TGAACACTACTGTAGAGCGTCCTGAAGAACCTAAACCAAGTCTACCAGTTAACATGCATG aaactgagaaaagtGATTGCAAACCACATAGAAGTAACTACTATTTGATAAATGCTCTGAAGACTGATCCTTCTTTAACTAAAGAATTACGAGTTGTTTTGGAGCAAGCCctggaggagaagctggaaTCCTTGGGAATTAAAGCA GGTGTTCGTGGCATACCAAATGATCGCTTAAATAAAGTGTTGCGTGCTATTGAATATGCTAGAGAATGCAAAGAGAAGCAACAGCCTGCCATGCACCGAATTCGAGAGCATCTTGAGCGTCAAGTTAGCTTTAGGCTTGAAGAGAAATCATCATCTTCTAATAGACCTGTTTTGTGTCTTCAGTCTCCTTGGGAAG ATAAACAGAAATTCAGTCAATTGGGAACTTCCTCACCTGCCACACCACAAAAAACAGTAAAACGGTCTTCACCAGCTGTCCGCACACCTGGACAAAGAGCGGTCATCACTGAGTACACATCTACACCAAA ATCCAGGAAGATTCTTGGAAGTGGAGTTTCCACAAAGACATCTAGCATCAC AACACCACCATTCAGTTCAGAGGAAGAAGCCGATGAAGATGACATTAAACAGTCTTACATATCACCAAAAATGTTGCAAAAGCAGTCCAAGCCAACAAGCAGCAAAGCCCATGCTTTTCAGAAGGTTTCTGGCAAAAGTGATATGGATGggatggagaaaaatgaaactggagaaaCTGGAACACCTTCCAAAActttaaaag AAACAGTTATTCAAAAACTGACCAAACAAGTTGGAGAGAGTCTTTCTAACCATGGAAATAAGAACAAACCAGCTGGAGGAATTAATGTTGCACAGGCATTTATTAAGAAAGAAGAAGTGAAAGAACCGAAG TTCACAGAAGCTGATGAAGATGATTGGGATATATCATCAATAGAGGAAGACATTTTATTGATGAAAGATGATAGAGGTCAGAAGGCACTGACAGTTCAGAAAAATGAGCCCAGTGCTGCATCAGTGGTACATGCGTGGGGTCTTCCGAAGAAAAGTGTACCAAAGGAGGAAG